In Pseudomonas sp. ADAK2, the genomic window CAACCTCGTTCAACGCCTACCGCTACAAGGATAACCACCTTGCACGCCTGAGCATCTACCCCGGCATGACCGGCCTGTGGCAGATCTCCGGACGCAGCAATATCGACTTCGACCAGCGCGTTGAGTTGGACCTCAGCTATATCGCCGAGCAGAGCCTCTTGCTTGATCTGAAGATCCTGTTGAAAACCCCCTTCAAAGTATTCAGCGGCCACGGAGCAAGTTAAATGGACGGTTCATCGACTAAAGCCCTAAGCATCGCCAACCCGAGCGAGTCCAATCTGACTTCGACCGTGCTCGATCAAGATCTGCGGATCCTATTCCTGACCGCCGCCAACCCCGGCGCAGGCACCACCACCAGCGCCCTGGTGCTGGCCAGCCAACTGGCACAGATGAGCAGCGGCCAAGTGCTGCTGGTCGACGCCAGCCAGTCGGCGACCAACCTCACGGCCCAGCTCAACCTGCAAAAAGAGCGCGGTTTTCGCGACCTGCTATTCAGCACCGGCACCCCGCCGCTGCTGCAGGATTGCCTGCTGCAGGTCTCCAGCCTGCCGTTCGATGTGCTGCCCAACGGCCGGCACCTGCGCGGCAACGAACACCTGACCGCCGAACGCCTGAGCCCGTTGCTCGACCAGCTCGGCAGCCGCTACCGCTTTGTGGTGATCGACGGCGACGCGGTGTATTCGGCCGCCGACACCCTGGTCATCAGTACTCAGGTGGACGGCGTGATCATGGTCGTGCGCTCTGAAGACACCCGCTGGGAAGTGGCCCAGGCCGCGGTCCAGCGCCTGACCCAGGCCGGGGCGAAACTGGTCGGCAGCGTGTTCAACCGACGCAAGTACTACATGCCCAAATGGCTCTACAAAAACCTGTAAGCAACCAGAAAAGGATGACGCCATGAACGCCAAAATGCTTCTCCTGCTGTTGCTGCCGCTTGCAGGTTGCTCCAGCAATTCCGACACGCAGAACATGCCGGTGAATATCCTCACGGCCTCACCGGCCAATGCCCAGGCAACCGACATGCCCAAGGTCGAGCAGACCTTGCGGCCCCAGGATGTGCTGGACGTGATCTTCCACATCAGCACCAGTGGCTCGGACGCTTATCGCGTGCAGCCCGGTGACCAGATCGGCCTGAACTTCACCGCTGCCAGCCAGCTCAATGGCAATCAACTGGTGCTGCCGGATGGCAGCATAGAACTGCCGGGAGCCAACACGTCGGTGAAAATCGCCGGGCTGACCAGTGAAGAAGCGCGTACCGAGATCCAGCGCGCCTACCAGCGCAAACAACTGTTCCAGCCCAACCGCAATCAGTTGTCCGTGCAAATCATCAGCCCGCTGAGCAACGAGTCGAACCTCAAAAGTGCCCTGAACCACCCCGCTACCGGCATGAGCCGGGAGATCACCGTGGGCACCGACGGTTACGCGAGTTTCCCGGAAATCGGCGCCGTGCCGCTGCAAGGCATGACCGTCAATCAACTGGAAACCTTCCTCAACAAACGCTACGCCAACCTCCCGGGGCGGATGACCGTCGACGTCTTGCTCAAGTCCACCGCGGGCAACGAAATCTATGTGTTGGGTGAAGTCGGCCAGCCGGGTTCCTACCCGATTCGCCGGCCGGTCTCAGTGCTCGAAGCGTTGACCCTCGCCCGAGGCACCAACGTCAAGGCGCGGCTCGATTCGGTGGTGATCATGCGCCGCAACGGAAACCAGGTGCAGGCCCGGCGCTACGACGTGGAAAAAGCCTTGTCCGGCGATGCGTCGCAGATTGCCTACCTGCAACCGGACGACATGCTTTACGTGCCCAAGACCAAACTGGCCAGCGCCGGTGAGCTCGCGCGGCAATTGGCGGACGTGGTGTTGTTCCAGGGCGTGGGGTTCAGCTTTGGCTACCGCGTCGACAACAAAGACAGCGACAGCAACTAACTCTCGGGTGACCTGACATGAATCCAAAGGAAAACTACCTGCACGAGTTCTTCAGGATCTTCTTCGCCAACAAGCAGCTGGTGAAACGAGTATTCCTGGTCTTTGCAGTCATCGCGCTGACCTTGCCATTGGTGCTCAAGCAGAGCTTCGACATCACCGCGCAAGTCATCGTCCAGTCGAAAAAACTTTCCCAGGGTGACGCGACCACGTCCCTGAATCAGGAGAATGCGAGTTTCATCCCGCCGTCACTGGCGGACATGGAAACCGAGAGCAATATCCTGCGTTCGCCGGCGCTGATTCGTCAGACCATCAGCGAACTGCGGGACAAGGGTGAGTACACCCCCGCTCCCGGCATGTTCAACAAAATGGTGTCCGAGCCGCTGAAGCTCTATGTCACCACGCCGCTGCGCGAATACGTGATCAACCCGGTGAAATCCGCGCTGGGCATGGAGACCGATCCCGTGCGCGACACGGTGCTGGACTCGCTGACCCAGGAGGCCATCGACAAGCTCAAGATCGAAACGCTGCCGGGCTCCAACGTGATCTCCATCATCTACAGCTTTGGCGACCCGCAACAGGGCACCAAGTTTGTCGCGACGTTGCTGCAGAACTACCTGGTCAGCCGCCAGGAACTGCAATCGATCGAACTGCCGCAAAGCTTCTATGAAACCAAGAAGCAGCAATACGAGGTGCGTCTCGATGGCCTGGAAGGCAAACGGCTGTCGTTGCTCGAAGCCATAGGTTCGTCCGATCCCAAGGAAGAAATCACTTTCCGCCTCAACGCCATCAACACCGAGGAGCAAGCACTCAACCTGTACCAGGACCGCCGCCTGCAAAGCCAACGCTGGCTCGAATACCTGAAAACCAGCCTGGCCGCCGCGAGCAATTCCAAACTCAACGACTACACCTTCCCCTACACCTTCACCACCACGGTGGACAACGTCGCCTTTGAAGATCGCGAGATCAAACAAATGGGTGAGGCGCTGACCACGCAAGTCAGCCGCTACATGAACGACCTGGCGATCTTCCAGCCAGGCAGTGAACCGATGTTGCTGACCCGCGAGCAAATCGCCCGCACCCGCCAGCAGTTCCTCAAAGTGGTGAGCAACCGGATTCAGGAGCGCACCAATGACCTGGCGATTGTCGGCTCGGTGATCGACCAGAAAACCGCGCGCATCGCCGACTTCAAGAACCGCATCCACCAGTTGCAGGAAACCCAGAGCAAGCTGCGGCAGTTGGACACCGAGATCAACGCCCTGCACGCGGCGTTCGGTACCTACGCCCAACGCTTTGCCGAAAGCAGCACGGCCCGTTCGCTGGACAACGACCTGTCCAACGCCCGGGTGCTCAGCCCACCGTATGAACCGACGGCCCCGGCGTTTCCCAAGCCGTTCCTGATCATACCGTTCGGCTTGTTCACCGGTCTGTTGCTGGCGATTGCCCTGGTCTACGTGCGTGAGTTCTTCGATCACCGCTTCAAGCATCCTGCGCAAATCACCCACGAACTGGGCCTGCCCGTGCTGCTGGTGATCAACGATCAGAACATGCTGCCGAACAATCCGCACAAGAACTGGACCGTGCCGAGCTTCGTGCATTGGGTGCGCAATTGAACGCGCCGCTCACGCCTTCCAGCGCCCTGCCGATCATTCATTTGCTCAGCAGCGGCGGCTTCTATGGGGCTGAGCGGATGCTGCTGGATCATTGCCTGGCGACGCCGGGGCAGCACCAAGTGCTGTTTCTCGATGCGCCGCCAGAGCTGATCGAACGGTTTCGCGAGGCCGGGGTGGATGGCCAGGGCTGCTCGGGGCTGGGGGCATTGCTGACGCATTTGCGTCAGCGCCGGGCCGAACAGCCGCTGATCAATACGCACAATTTCAAAGGCCTGTTGTTCGGCTGGGTCGGCGCGACGCTGTTGCGTTTACCGCTGGTCATTACCCAGCACGGCTTCACGCCGCGCAGCCGCAAGCAGAAGTTCTACACCTGGCTGAGCCTGCAACTGTGCCGCACCGCCTCGGTGAATCGAGTGGTCTGCGTCGCCGAAAGCATCGCCGCGTTGTGCCGCCAGGCCAGTGTCCGGTCGGAAAAATTGCAGGTGATTCCCAATGGCTTGCCGGCGGCCAAAGGCCTGCTGCCGCACCGCGTCAATCGCCAGCGCTGGCTGGCCGGTTACGTCGGGCGGCTGAGCAGTGAAAAAGGCCCGGACCTGTTTCTCGATGCGCTGATTCCACTGTGTCAGCAACACCCTCGACTGGACGCCGTGATGCTCGGCGACGGCCCGGAACGGGAAACCCTGCTGGCGCGGATCAGTGATGCGGGTTTGCAGGACCGCATCACCCTGCCGGGGTACCAGACCGACATGAAGGTGTGGTGGCGCCGACTCGATGCGCTGGTGATCAGCTCGCGCACCGAAGGCACGCCGATGATTTTGCTCGAAGCGATGCAGGCCGGTGTGCCGGTGGCAGCATTCGGCGTCGGCGGCATTCCCGATGTGCTGGAAGACCGGCACAACGGCTTGCTCGCCACGCCGGCCGACAGCGCCGCCCTCGCCCGGCAGATCGGCACCTTGCTGGCGGAACCGGTTCTGGCCGGCGAATTGAGCCACAACGCAAAACGTACACAACTGGATCGCTACGACCTCAAGGCCCTCGCCGAACGCTGGTCGCAGCTTTATATCCGTACCGCACGGGAGGCACGCGCGTGATCTTTCCGCTCTCGATCATCAGTTTGCTCGGCCTGGTCTGCCTCGGTTTGCTGGCCAGCCCTTATCCCTACCTGGCACCCGGCGCGGTGCTTGGCCTGGTGGGTTTCTCGGTGCTCTATCGCAAGCCCGGCTGGGGCTTGCTGGGTATCGTCGCGCTGGTACCCTTCGAGGGTTTCTTCAAGGACAGCGCCCTGTCGGGGACCAAATTCATCGGCGCCTCGCTGGCCGTGATCCTGATGTTGCAACTGGCCCTGCATCAGATTCCGTCCGAACGCCTGCGCAGCAACATCTGGCGCTTCCTGATCTGGTTCATGGTGTTGTACCTGCTGAGCACGCTCAATACCGATGACCTGGGTGTATCGATGGGTCACCTGCGGGAACTGAGCGTCGGCCTGATTCTGTTTGTGATCACGCTGCTGGTCGGTCGCGAGCTGAACCTGGACCTGTTCGCCAAACTGGCGACCCTCAGCGTCACGGTGACCTGCGTATTAACGATGTTATCCGTCAAGTATCAAGACCAGGGCCGCGCCGCCGGCCTGCTGGAAGACGCGAACGCCTTTGCCATGCTGATTGCCTTCGCCGTGCCCCTGGCCCTGTTGCTGGTGATCCGCAGCCCGAACCTGTTGCACCGGTTGTTCTGGGGCCTGTGCTGCCTGGCGCTGTTGGGCGGCATGACCAAGACCGAATCCCGTTCCGGGCTGGTGGTGCTGTTCCTCAGCCTGATGATCGGTGCCTGGCACTACCGCACTGAACTGTCACGCATCCGTCCACGGCACCTGGGGTTTGCCATGCTCGGCCTGGCGATCGCGATTCCGCTGGCGCTCTACGCGATGCCGCCGGGTTATATCGCGCGTATTCAGTCCTTGAGCATTTTGAGCGCGGGCGCCAAGAGCCAGGACGAATCCCTTGGTCGTCGCGCCTCGTACATCGTGGTCGGCGGCCAGATGATCCGCGAGAACCCGCTGCTCGGCACCGGCCCCGGAACCTTCCCGTTGCATTACGCCACCACCGGTTACGCCAAGGCGTTCTCGGCCAACCGTAAAGTCGGCGACCTGTACCGCCGGGCTCACAACACCTACCTGGAAATCTTCAGCGAACTGGGGATTCCCGCCGGCTTGTTGTTCGTCGGCATGCTCGCCCTCGGCCTGTACAACCTGATTCGCGCCCGCCGTGCCTGGATGCTGCGCCGCAACTGGACCGAGGCTGACTTCATGACCCACCTGGGCATGAGTTTCCTGTCGCTGACGCTGTTCCTGATGTTCCTCAGCGCCCCCAACCAAAAGTACGTGTGGATCATGCTTGCGCTGACCAGCGTGCTACGCCTGAAGGCAGAACAAGCGCCACTGACGGAGGCCAAGGCATGAAACGAATCAGTATTGTCATCCCCATGTTCAACGAAGCCCGGCACATCGGCCGGACCTTGCTCTGTGCGCAAAAGGCGGCGGATGCGGCGGACGTGGAATGTGAGTTGATCGTGGTCGATAACGGCTCCGAGGATCACGGCCCGCAGGTTGCCCGGCAGTTCGGCGCGCAGGTGCTGGTGCTGCCCGGTCTGCTGATCGGGGCTCTGCGCAATCGGGGAGCGGCTCTGGCTACCGGGGAATGGCTGGCCTTTATCGATGCCGACGTCGAAATGCCGGAAAACTGGCTGAGCCTGCTGTTCGATCTCGAGTCTGGCGCCCACGCCGATGTGTTCGGCCTGGACCTGCACACCCCGGCGCAAGCGCCGTGGTACGCCGATGCCTGGCAGCGCCGCACGCTGCGCCCCCTCAGCCAGCCCCACCCGGTGCAATGGCTGCCCACCTCCAATTTGATCATGCGCCGCACGTGGTTCGACCAGATCGGCGGCTTCGACGAGTCCCTGCGCACCGGCGAAGACAAGGACCTGACCATGCGCCTGAGGGAGGTCGGCGCGCGCTTGCTGGCGGTCAATCAAAGCGTGGCCCTGCATTGGGGTTATGAAGCCAGTTGGCGCGAATGGATGGGCAAGGAGATGTGGCGCCAGGGCAGTCATTTGCAACTGCTCCGCACCCACGGCTACAGCCTGCGCCTGCTGCGGTTTCCGATGCTGTCGCTGGTGGTCTGGTTGCTGGATTTCCTGGCGATCTCCGCGTTGCTGGACGGTTTCCCGCACCACGCGGCAATCATGGTGATGATCACCGCGATGCCAGCGCTGATCCTCAGCCTGCGCCAGAGC contains:
- a CDS encoding CpsD/CapB family tyrosine-protein kinase — translated: MDGSSTKALSIANPSESNLTSTVLDQDLRILFLTAANPGAGTTTSALVLASQLAQMSSGQVLLVDASQSATNLTAQLNLQKERGFRDLLFSTGTPPLLQDCLLQVSSLPFDVLPNGRHLRGNEHLTAERLSPLLDQLGSRYRFVVIDGDAVYSAADTLVISTQVDGVIMVVRSEDTRWEVAQAAVQRLTQAGAKLVGSVFNRRKYYMPKWLYKNL
- a CDS encoding polysaccharide biosynthesis/export family protein codes for the protein MNAKMLLLLLLPLAGCSSNSDTQNMPVNILTASPANAQATDMPKVEQTLRPQDVLDVIFHISTSGSDAYRVQPGDQIGLNFTAASQLNGNQLVLPDGSIELPGANTSVKIAGLTSEEARTEIQRAYQRKQLFQPNRNQLSVQIISPLSNESNLKSALNHPATGMSREITVGTDGYASFPEIGAVPLQGMTVNQLETFLNKRYANLPGRMTVDVLLKSTAGNEIYVLGEVGQPGSYPIRRPVSVLEALTLARGTNVKARLDSVVIMRRNGNQVQARRYDVEKALSGDASQIAYLQPDDMLYVPKTKLASAGELARQLADVVLFQGVGFSFGYRVDNKDSDSN
- a CDS encoding GumC family protein; translation: MNPKENYLHEFFRIFFANKQLVKRVFLVFAVIALTLPLVLKQSFDITAQVIVQSKKLSQGDATTSLNQENASFIPPSLADMETESNILRSPALIRQTISELRDKGEYTPAPGMFNKMVSEPLKLYVTTPLREYVINPVKSALGMETDPVRDTVLDSLTQEAIDKLKIETLPGSNVISIIYSFGDPQQGTKFVATLLQNYLVSRQELQSIELPQSFYETKKQQYEVRLDGLEGKRLSLLEAIGSSDPKEEITFRLNAINTEEQALNLYQDRRLQSQRWLEYLKTSLAAASNSKLNDYTFPYTFTTTVDNVAFEDREIKQMGEALTTQVSRYMNDLAIFQPGSEPMLLTREQIARTRQQFLKVVSNRIQERTNDLAIVGSVIDQKTARIADFKNRIHQLQETQSKLRQLDTEINALHAAFGTYAQRFAESSTARSLDNDLSNARVLSPPYEPTAPAFPKPFLIIPFGLFTGLLLAIALVYVREFFDHRFKHPAQITHELGLPVLLVINDQNMLPNNPHKNWTVPSFVHWVRN
- a CDS encoding glycosyltransferase family 4 protein, translated to MNAPLTPSSALPIIHLLSSGGFYGAERMLLDHCLATPGQHQVLFLDAPPELIERFREAGVDGQGCSGLGALLTHLRQRRAEQPLINTHNFKGLLFGWVGATLLRLPLVITQHGFTPRSRKQKFYTWLSLQLCRTASVNRVVCVAESIAALCRQASVRSEKLQVIPNGLPAAKGLLPHRVNRQRWLAGYVGRLSSEKGPDLFLDALIPLCQQHPRLDAVMLGDGPERETLLARISDAGLQDRITLPGYQTDMKVWWRRLDALVISSRTEGTPMILLEAMQAGVPVAAFGVGGIPDVLEDRHNGLLATPADSAALARQIGTLLAEPVLAGELSHNAKRTQLDRYDLKALAERWSQLYIRTAREARA
- a CDS encoding O-antigen ligase family protein; translated protein: MIFPLSIISLLGLVCLGLLASPYPYLAPGAVLGLVGFSVLYRKPGWGLLGIVALVPFEGFFKDSALSGTKFIGASLAVILMLQLALHQIPSERLRSNIWRFLIWFMVLYLLSTLNTDDLGVSMGHLRELSVGLILFVITLLVGRELNLDLFAKLATLSVTVTCVLTMLSVKYQDQGRAAGLLEDANAFAMLIAFAVPLALLLVIRSPNLLHRLFWGLCCLALLGGMTKTESRSGLVVLFLSLMIGAWHYRTELSRIRPRHLGFAMLGLAIAIPLALYAMPPGYIARIQSLSILSAGAKSQDESLGRRASYIVVGGQMIRENPLLGTGPGTFPLHYATTGYAKAFSANRKVGDLYRRAHNTYLEIFSELGIPAGLLFVGMLALGLYNLIRARRAWMLRRNWTEADFMTHLGMSFLSLTLFLMFLSAPNQKYVWIMLALTSVLRLKAEQAPLTEAKA
- a CDS encoding glycosyltransferase, translating into MKRISIVIPMFNEARHIGRTLLCAQKAADAADVECELIVVDNGSEDHGPQVARQFGAQVLVLPGLLIGALRNRGAALATGEWLAFIDADVEMPENWLSLLFDLESGAHADVFGLDLHTPAQAPWYADAWQRRTLRPLSQPHPVQWLPTSNLIMRRTWFDQIGGFDESLRTGEDKDLTMRLREVGARLLAVNQSVALHWGYEASWREWMGKEMWRQGSHLQLLRTHGYSLRLLRFPMLSLVVWLLDFLAISALLDGFPHHAAIMVMITAMPALILSLRQSMKHREVLLTLQLWGLHWVRLHLAGAAFILSLCHWNARRPARG